In a single window of the Micromonospora inositola genome:
- a CDS encoding Fur family transcriptional regulator: MPVETDAERSGRTVYDVLHALTGAGLLRRIAPAGGPARSELCGHGHDHLVCRDCGSIADTDRGRAPGPCLDPSAATFAVEIAEVTYWGRCPDCQHRSGGER, from the coding sequence ATGCCGGTCGAGACCGACGCCGAACGTTCCGGCCGGACCGTCTACGACGTCCTGCACGCCCTGACCGGCGCGGGACTGCTGCGCCGGATCGCCCCGGCCGGCGGCCCCGCCCGGTCCGAGCTGTGCGGCCACGGCCACGACCACCTCGTCTGCCGGGACTGCGGGTCGATCGCCGACACCGACCGTGGCCGGGCCCCCGGGCCCTGCCTCGACCCCTCGGCGGCCACCTTCGCGGTGGAGATCGCCGAGGTCACGTACTGGGGCCGCTGCCCCGACTGCCAGCACCGATCAGGAGGAGAGCGATGA
- a CDS encoding catalase translates to MSDQAGKPILTTRQGHPVHNNQQQRTVGSRGPATLENYHFLEKISHFDRERIPERVVHARGFVAHGEFEAYGTIGDQPAAKYTRAKLFQTKGRKTPVTIRFSTVIGGRDSSEAARDPRGFAVKFRTEDGNWDMVGNNLQVFFIRDAIKFPDVIHSLKPDPVTFRQEPNRIFDFMSNTPESMHMLTWLFSPYGIPKNYRTMRGSGVNTYRLVNAEGEGVLVKFHWLTQQGEHNLTQAEADAIQATELGHASKDLYEAIERGEFPQWELNVQIVSDDEHPELDFDPLDDTKIWPEEQFPYLPVGMMTLNRNITDHHNENEQIAFGTGVLIDGIDFSDDKMLVGRTFSYSDTQRYRVGPNYLQLPINRPREDVLVSTNQGGGQMSYGVDNRGGNPHINFEPSSVAGLAEADDSYREYRPFVSGQIMKAPIERQSNYAQAGRRYREMADWERDDLILNLTTLLAQCDKHIQEKMVWHFSQCDEEYGRRVAEGLGISVSA, encoded by the coding sequence ATGAGCGACCAGGCCGGCAAGCCGATCCTCACCACCCGTCAGGGCCACCCGGTCCACAACAACCAGCAGCAGCGGACGGTCGGCTCACGCGGCCCGGCGACGCTGGAGAACTACCACTTCCTGGAGAAGATCAGCCACTTCGACCGGGAGCGCATCCCGGAGCGGGTGGTGCACGCCCGCGGCTTCGTGGCGCACGGCGAGTTCGAGGCGTACGGGACGATCGGCGACCAGCCGGCGGCGAAGTACACCCGGGCGAAGCTCTTCCAGACCAAGGGCCGGAAGACCCCGGTGACCATCCGGTTCTCCACCGTCATCGGCGGTCGGGACTCCTCCGAGGCCGCCCGCGACCCCCGCGGCTTCGCGGTGAAGTTCCGCACCGAGGACGGCAACTGGGACATGGTGGGCAACAACCTCCAGGTCTTCTTCATCCGTGACGCGATCAAGTTCCCGGACGTGATCCACTCGCTGAAGCCGGACCCGGTGACCTTCCGCCAGGAGCCGAACCGGATCTTCGACTTCATGTCGAACACGCCCGAGTCGATGCACATGCTCACCTGGCTCTTCTCCCCGTACGGCATCCCGAAGAACTACCGCACCATGCGCGGTTCGGGCGTGAACACGTACCGCCTCGTCAACGCCGAGGGCGAGGGCGTGCTGGTCAAGTTCCACTGGCTGACCCAGCAGGGCGAGCACAACCTGACCCAGGCCGAGGCGGACGCCATCCAGGCCACCGAGCTGGGCCACGCCTCCAAGGACCTCTACGAGGCGATCGAGCGTGGCGAGTTCCCGCAGTGGGAGCTGAACGTCCAGATCGTGAGCGACGACGAGCACCCGGAGCTGGACTTCGACCCGCTCGACGACACCAAGATCTGGCCGGAGGAGCAGTTCCCGTACCTGCCGGTCGGCATGATGACGCTCAACCGCAACATCACCGACCACCACAACGAGAACGAGCAGATCGCCTTCGGCACCGGCGTGCTGATCGACGGCATCGACTTCTCCGACGACAAGATGCTGGTCGGCCGGACCTTCTCCTACTCGGACACCCAGCGCTACCGGGTCGGCCCGAACTACCTCCAGCTGCCGATCAACCGGCCGCGGGAGGACGTGCTGGTCAGCACCAACCAGGGTGGCGGCCAGATGTCGTACGGGGTGGACAACCGCGGCGGCAACCCGCACATCAACTTCGAGCCGTCCTCAGTGGCCGGTCTGGCGGAGGCGGACGACTCCTACCGGGAGTACCGTCCGTTCGTCTCCGGCCAGATCATGAAGGCGCCGATCGAGCGGCAGAGCAACTATGCCCAGGCCGGCCGGCGCTACCGCGAGATGGCCGACTGGGAGCGGGACGACCTGATCCTCAACCTGACCACCCTGCTGGCCCAGTGCGACAAGCACATCCAGGAGAAGATGGTCTGGCACTTCAGCCAGTGCGACGAGGAGTACGGCCGCCGGGTCGCCGAGGGCCTCGGCATCTCCGTCTCCGCCTGA
- a CDS encoding sensor histidine kinase gives MNTRDWPIRAKLTALVIGPVTALLALWIFATTLTFGPALDLLAARTLLYDLGRPGEAVVAELQRERRLSVVQLAGDTTLPALNEQRLRTDRAVAELRRRVAGDALRDAADDLLDNRLDQLVAALDALPAGRGFIDGRKVDLSGAVGLYSGMISSAFQAFSAMATLPDDELNREALALTALGRSRELLGQTDALLAGALTAGRFAEGEHDQLVRTIDNQRFLTETAVADLPAAERTAYRQLTEGEAFVRLSALQDALIRADGLPPRLDVRSWETSQAAVQQGLREFELSGADKLAERSVPMAVGILVRLAAAGVLGLLAIVVCVLVALRVGRSLAGRLTGVRTAALEMAEHRLPDVVARLRRGEEVDVAREAPELDHGGDEIGQVGHAFNQVRRTAVQAAVDEVTLRRGLNDVFLNIARRSQGLVHRQLALLDRLERRTEDPDELAGLFQVDHLATRLRRHAEDLVILAGAVPGRGWRNPVAAVDVIRGAISEVESYDRVDIGTVQPAGVLGRAVGDVIHLLAELIENATVFSPPGTRVDVSGQAVPNGYALEITDRGLGMSPRVLEDANRKLARSPEFDPADSARLGHFVVGRLAARHGVRVQLRPAIPGGTTAVVLIPADLVTEEPAVGPTGPEAGATTGDDRRMAKVTRLNTLPRPRATRPGRERPESPTPVVPFVAGRGSSVEAAPDGDGLPRRVRRRGSAARPRPVVADAPTHRPPEEVRRTMSALQAGTARGRLDGARAIANPTEPTADAAPEPAAGFASPAPAPEPLTATERDA, from the coding sequence TTGAACACCCGCGACTGGCCGATCCGCGCCAAGCTGACCGCGCTGGTCATCGGCCCGGTGACCGCGCTGCTGGCGCTCTGGATCTTCGCCACCACGCTGACCTTCGGCCCCGCCCTCGACCTGCTCGCCGCCCGGACCCTCCTCTACGACCTCGGCCGCCCCGGCGAGGCCGTCGTCGCCGAGCTGCAACGCGAACGCCGGCTCTCGGTGGTCCAGCTCGCCGGCGACACCACGCTGCCGGCCCTGAACGAGCAGCGGCTGCGCACCGACCGGGCCGTCGCCGAGCTGCGCCGCCGGGTGGCCGGGGACGCCCTGCGCGACGCCGCCGACGACCTGCTCGACAACCGGCTCGACCAGCTGGTCGCCGCGCTGGACGCGCTGCCCGCCGGCCGTGGCTTCATCGACGGCCGGAAGGTGGATCTCTCCGGCGCGGTCGGCCTCTACAGCGGGATGATCTCCTCGGCCTTCCAGGCGTTCTCCGCCATGGCCACCCTCCCGGACGACGAGCTCAACCGCGAGGCGCTGGCGCTCACCGCGCTCGGCCGGTCCCGGGAACTGCTCGGCCAGACCGACGCGCTGCTGGCCGGCGCGCTGACCGCCGGCCGGTTCGCCGAGGGCGAGCATGACCAGCTCGTCCGCACCATCGACAACCAGCGGTTCCTGACCGAGACGGCGGTGGCCGACCTGCCCGCGGCGGAACGGACCGCGTACCGGCAGTTGACCGAGGGGGAGGCCTTCGTCCGGCTGAGCGCCCTGCAGGACGCGCTGATCCGCGCCGACGGCCTGCCGCCCCGGCTCGACGTCCGCAGCTGGGAGACCAGCCAGGCCGCGGTCCAGCAGGGCCTGCGGGAGTTCGAGCTGAGCGGGGCCGACAAGCTGGCCGAACGCTCGGTGCCGATGGCGGTGGGGATCCTGGTCCGGCTCGCCGCCGCCGGGGTGCTCGGTCTGCTGGCCATCGTGGTCTGCGTCCTGGTGGCGCTCCGGGTCGGCCGGTCGCTGGCCGGCCGGCTGACCGGCGTCCGCACCGCCGCCCTGGAGATGGCCGAGCACCGGCTGCCCGACGTGGTCGCCCGGCTCCGCCGCGGCGAGGAGGTCGACGTCGCCCGGGAGGCGCCCGAGCTGGACCACGGCGGCGACGAGATCGGCCAGGTGGGTCACGCCTTCAACCAGGTACGCCGGACCGCCGTCCAGGCCGCGGTCGACGAGGTCACCCTGCGCCGGGGTCTCAACGACGTCTTCCTCAACATCGCCCGGCGCAGCCAGGGGCTGGTGCACCGGCAGTTGGCGCTGCTGGACCGGCTGGAGCGGCGCACCGAGGACCCGGACGAGCTGGCCGGCCTCTTCCAGGTCGACCACCTCGCCACCCGGCTCCGGCGGCACGCCGAGGACCTGGTCATCCTCGCCGGTGCGGTGCCCGGCCGGGGCTGGCGGAACCCGGTCGCCGCGGTCGACGTGATCCGCGGCGCCATCTCCGAGGTCGAGTCGTACGACCGGGTGGACATCGGCACGGTGCAGCCGGCCGGCGTGCTGGGCCGGGCCGTCGGCGACGTGATCCACCTGCTCGCCGAGCTCATCGAGAACGCCACCGTCTTCTCCCCGCCCGGCACCCGGGTCGACGTCTCCGGGCAGGCCGTGCCGAACGGGTACGCCCTCGAGATCACCGACCGGGGGCTGGGCATGTCACCGCGGGTCCTCGAGGACGCCAACCGCAAGCTGGCCCGGTCGCCGGAGTTCGACCCGGCCGACAGCGCCCGGCTCGGCCACTTCGTCGTGGGCCGGCTCGCCGCCCGGCACGGCGTACGGGTCCAGCTCCGCCCGGCCATCCCGGGTGGGACCACCGCGGTGGTGCTCATCCCGGCCGATCTGGTCACGGAGGAGCCGGCCGTGGGACCGACCGGCCCGGAGGCCGGGGCGACGACCGGGGACGACCGCCGGATGGCCAAGGTGACCCGGCTCAACACCCTGCCCCGGCCGAGGGCCACCCGGCCCGGCCGGGAACGGCCCGAGTCGCCCACCCCGGTGGTGCCCTTCGTCGCCGGCCGCGGCTCGTCGGTCGAGGCCGCCCCGGACGGCGACGGCCTGCCCCGCCGCGTCCGTCGCCGGGGATCGGCGGCACGTCCCCGGCCGGTGGTCGCCGACGCCCCGACTCACCGGCCGCCGGAGGAGGTCCGCCGGACGATGTCCGCGCTCCAGGCCGGCACCGCCCGTGGTCGCCTCGACGGCGCCCGGGCGATCGCGAACCCGACCGAGCCGACCGCCGACGCCGCTCCCGAGCCGGCGGCCGGGTTCGCCTCGCCGGCGCCGGCTCCGGAACCCCTGACCGCAACTGAGAGGGACGCCTAG
- a CDS encoding roadblock/LC7 domain-containing protein, which yields MVYTTRQNVDLDWLLDELVGRVPAARQAVVLSADGLLLGASAELSRTDAEHLCALASGFSSLAKGATRHLAGGAVRQTVVEMESAYLFVTAAGQGACLAVVSDADADIGLVAYEMAMLVIRVGENLTAPARTASGAADAG from the coding sequence GTGGTGTACACGACGAGGCAGAACGTCGATCTCGACTGGTTGCTCGACGAGCTGGTGGGGCGGGTGCCCGCCGCCCGCCAGGCGGTGGTGCTGTCGGCGGACGGGCTCCTGCTCGGCGCCTCGGCCGAGCTGAGCCGCACCGACGCGGAGCATCTCTGCGCGCTGGCCTCCGGCTTCTCCAGCCTGGCCAAGGGGGCGACCCGGCACCTGGCGGGCGGCGCGGTCCGCCAGACCGTGGTGGAGATGGAGTCCGCGTACCTCTTCGTCACCGCCGCGGGGCAGGGCGCCTGCCTGGCGGTGGTCAGCGACGCCGACGCCGACATCGGCCTGGTGGCGTACGAGATGGCGATGCTGGTCATCCGGGTCGGCGAGAACCTCACCGCCCCGGCCCGCACGGCGTCGGGTGCCGCCGATGCGGGCTGA
- a CDS encoding DUF742 domain-containing protein, translating to MRAESPGPQHEWLDGAAGPVVRPYTLTGGRVRPAVDGFDLVAFVLAAPMADTAGHPGLQPEHRRLVELARRPVAVADLAADLDLAVGVVRVLLGDLLARGLVAVHQPPTAAHLPDDNILKAVVNGLRAL from the coding sequence ATGCGGGCTGAGTCGCCGGGGCCGCAGCACGAGTGGCTGGACGGCGCCGCCGGTCCGGTCGTCCGCCCGTACACCCTCACCGGCGGGCGGGTCCGGCCGGCGGTCGACGGCTTCGACCTGGTCGCGTTCGTGCTGGCCGCGCCGATGGCCGACACCGCCGGGCACCCCGGGTTGCAGCCGGAGCACCGACGGCTCGTCGAGCTGGCCCGCCGGCCGGTCGCGGTGGCCGACCTCGCCGCGGACCTGGACCTCGCCGTCGGCGTGGTCCGCGTGCTGCTCGGCGACCTCCTCGCCCGCGGGTTGGTCGCGGTGCACCAGCCGCCGACCGCCGCACACCTGCCCGACGACAACATCCTCAAGGCGGTGGTCAATGGACTCCGTGCGCTATGA
- a CDS encoding GTP-binding protein — translation MDSVRYDREGSGQRIPLALKILIAGGFGAGKTTLVSALSEVRPLQTEEVLTGAGIGTDDLAGVEQKSTTTVAMDFGRITINEDLQVYLFGTPGQDRFWFLWDELAFGALGAVVLADTRRLADCFPSIDYFEQRGIPFVVGVNCFDGARRFSLESVRDALDLDPDVPLVLCDVRDRQSGKLVLISLVEHVARQRGEPVPVA, via the coding sequence ATGGACTCCGTGCGCTATGACCGGGAAGGATCCGGTCAGCGGATCCCGTTGGCCCTGAAGATCCTCATTGCGGGGGGCTTCGGGGCCGGCAAGACGACGCTGGTGAGCGCGTTGAGCGAGGTCCGGCCCCTGCAGACCGAGGAGGTCCTGACCGGGGCCGGGATCGGCACCGACGACCTCGCCGGCGTGGAGCAGAAGTCGACCACCACGGTGGCGATGGACTTCGGCCGGATCACCATCAACGAGGATCTGCAGGTGTACCTCTTCGGCACCCCGGGCCAGGACCGGTTCTGGTTCCTCTGGGACGAGCTGGCCTTCGGGGCCCTCGGCGCGGTGGTGCTCGCGGACACCCGCCGGCTGGCCGACTGCTTCCCCTCGATCGACTACTTCGAGCAGCGGGGCATCCCCTTCGTGGTGGGGGTGAACTGCTTCGACGGGGCCCGCCGGTTCAGCCTGGAGTCGGTGCGCGACGCGCTCGACCTCGACCCGGACGTGCCGCTGGTGCTCTGCGACGTCCGGGACCGGCAGTCCGGGAAGCTGGTGCTGATCTCGCTGGTCGAGCACGTCGCCCGGCAGCGCGGCGAGCCGGTGCCGGTGGCCTGA
- a CDS encoding lactonase family protein produces the protein MTGQATIVHIGGYTAESGGRAAGIVAARRDPASGELTPLGTAAITASPSFLVRHPALPVLYAVNELSEGQVSAFRVAADGDLSPLGVQPTGGAEPCHLAVAPNGRHLFVANYGGGSVAVFPLDSDGVPGQRSDLVHHEGHGPDPERQEKAHCHMVSPDPGVGPLLAVDLGTDSVYRYDLDAASGRLVPRAPRLRTPAGTGPRHLARHPDGRRCWVVGELDGTVTAYDLTADGALHQRERVDASGRAGHVQPSEIALGPDGGFLYVGNRGVGTVAVFSVADGSPRLVAEVDTGGEWPRHFALTAEHLYVADERADMIRMFRVDPDTGVPAAVGEPVPVASPTCVCP, from the coding sequence GTGACCGGCCAGGCAACGATCGTCCACATCGGTGGCTACACGGCGGAGAGCGGCGGGCGGGCCGCCGGGATCGTCGCGGCCCGCCGCGACCCGGCGTCGGGGGAGCTGACCCCGCTGGGCACCGCGGCGATCACCGCGTCGCCGTCGTTCCTGGTCCGGCACCCGGCGCTGCCCGTGCTCTACGCCGTGAACGAGCTGTCGGAGGGGCAGGTCAGCGCGTTCCGGGTGGCCGCGGACGGTGACCTGAGCCCGCTCGGTGTCCAGCCGACCGGGGGCGCCGAACCCTGCCATCTGGCGGTCGCCCCGAACGGGCGGCACCTCTTCGTGGCCAACTACGGCGGCGGCAGCGTGGCCGTCTTCCCGCTCGACTCCGACGGCGTGCCGGGGCAGCGCAGCGATCTGGTCCACCACGAGGGGCACGGGCCGGACCCGGAGCGGCAGGAGAAGGCGCACTGCCACATGGTCTCGCCCGACCCGGGCGTCGGGCCGCTGCTCGCCGTCGACCTGGGCACCGACTCGGTTTACCGGTACGACCTCGACGCCGCCTCCGGCCGGCTGGTGCCCCGGGCCCCGCGGCTGCGTACGCCGGCCGGGACCGGGCCCCGGCACCTGGCCCGGCATCCCGACGGGCGGCGCTGCTGGGTGGTGGGCGAGCTGGACGGGACGGTCACCGCGTACGACCTCACCGCCGACGGCGCGCTGCACCAGCGGGAGCGGGTGGACGCCAGCGGGCGCGCCGGGCACGTGCAGCCCTCCGAGATCGCCCTCGGGCCGGACGGCGGCTTCCTCTACGTCGGCAACCGCGGGGTCGGCACGGTCGCGGTCTTCTCGGTGGCCGACGGCTCGCCACGGCTGGTGGCCGAGGTCGACACCGGCGGGGAGTGGCCGCGGCACTTCGCGCTGACCGCGGAGCACCTCTACGTCGCCGACGAGCGGGCGGACATGATCAGGATGTTCCGGGTGGACCCGGACACCGGGGTGCCGGCGGCGGTGGGGGAGCCGGTGCCGGTGGCGAGCCCGACCTGCGTCTGCCCGTAG
- a CDS encoding VWA domain-containing protein, producing the protein MRSSLRGAGAAAAATVLVVVAGSWFGYQQLAGPSCSGRIQLSVAAAPEIAPAVKAAADQWVADGAAVGGTCIGVNVASSEPVDVAAAVASKHGATLAGVGQASGTAVTPDVWVPDSSTWLLRLKSGGATAFAPANGASIARSPVVVAMPEPVATRVGWPDKKLAWTDLLRAVTTGKSPLKAGIVEPTQDAAGLSGLLSLTAAASSTGSAGSPDARGAMIGALRALATNRSSIRQDLLARFPRSSDPTAIASGLGAAALSEEDVIAYNQTKPPIPLAALYLDPPPMPLDYPFAVLPGIEPDKASAAQVLFEVLTTPGFRDRLAMQSLRSPNGNWGEGFKAPQGAPSPAGGATLPPTGQGAAGGLDPTAIKSATTTWAVATQSGRMLAVIDVSGSMKDPVATANGATREQVTVEAASQGLSLFDDSWSIGLWTFSTNLRGSQDWQELVGIRPLSSNRGALQQRLAGIKPSDGNTGLYDTMLAAYKEVQKEWEPGKVNSVVLFTDGKNDDKNGISRAALIQKLKEIRDPEQPVRVIIIGIGTEVSKAELDAITKEADGGAFVATDPTKIGEIFLQAIALRPPAPR; encoded by the coding sequence ATGCGTTCAAGTCTCCGTGGGGCAGGTGCCGCCGCGGCGGCAACTGTGCTCGTCGTCGTCGCCGGTTCCTGGTTCGGTTACCAGCAGCTGGCGGGGCCGTCCTGCTCCGGGCGGATCCAACTGTCCGTCGCCGCCGCCCCGGAGATCGCCCCCGCCGTCAAGGCGGCGGCCGACCAGTGGGTCGCGGACGGGGCGGCGGTCGGCGGGACCTGCATCGGCGTGAACGTCGCCTCCTCCGAGCCGGTCGACGTGGCCGCCGCCGTGGCGAGCAAGCACGGCGCTACGCTGGCCGGCGTCGGGCAGGCCAGCGGCACGGCGGTCACCCCCGACGTCTGGGTGCCGGACTCCTCCACCTGGCTGCTGCGGCTGAAGAGCGGCGGCGCCACCGCCTTCGCCCCGGCCAACGGCGCCTCGATCGCCCGCAGCCCCGTGGTGGTCGCCATGCCCGAGCCGGTGGCCACCCGGGTCGGCTGGCCGGACAAGAAGCTCGCCTGGACGGACCTGCTGAGGGCGGTCACCACCGGCAAGTCGCCGCTGAAAGCCGGCATCGTGGAGCCGACCCAGGACGCGGCCGGCCTCTCCGGGCTGCTCTCGCTGACCGCCGCCGCCAGCTCCACCGGCTCCGCGGGGTCGCCCGACGCGCGGGGGGCGATGATCGGCGCGCTGCGCGCGCTGGCCACCAACCGGTCGTCGATAAGGCAGGACCTCCTCGCGCGGTTCCCGCGTTCCTCGGACCCGACCGCGATCGCCAGCGGACTGGGCGCCGCCGCCCTCTCCGAAGAGGACGTCATCGCGTACAACCAGACCAAGCCGCCGATCCCGCTCGCGGCCCTCTACCTCGATCCGCCCCCGATGCCGCTGGACTACCCGTTCGCGGTGCTGCCCGGCATCGAGCCGGACAAGGCGTCGGCCGCGCAGGTGCTCTTCGAGGTGCTCACCACCCCCGGCTTCCGCGACCGGCTGGCCATGCAGTCGCTGCGCTCGCCGAACGGCAACTGGGGTGAGGGGTTCAAGGCACCCCAGGGCGCCCCGAGCCCGGCGGGCGGGGCCACCCTCCCGCCGACCGGCCAGGGCGCGGCCGGTGGGCTGGACCCGACCGCGATCAAGAGCGCCACCACGACCTGGGCGGTCGCCACCCAGTCCGGGCGCATGCTGGCCGTCATCGACGTCTCCGGCTCGATGAAGGATCCGGTGGCGACCGCCAACGGCGCCACCCGGGAGCAGGTCACCGTCGAGGCCGCCAGCCAGGGCCTGAGCCTCTTCGACGACTCCTGGTCGATCGGGCTGTGGACCTTCTCCACCAACCTGCGGGGCTCGCAGGACTGGCAGGAGCTCGTCGGGATAAGGCCGTTGTCGAGCAACCGGGGCGCACTGCAGCAGAGGCTGGCCGGGATCAAGCCGTCGGACGGCAATACCGGCCTCTACGACACCATGCTGGCCGCCTACAAGGAGGTCCAGAAGGAGTGGGAGCCGGGCAAGGTCAACTCCGTGGTGCTCTTCACCGACGGCAAGAACGACGACAAGAACGGCATCTCCCGAGCCGCACTGATCCAGAAGCTGAAGGAGATCAGGGACCCGGAGCAGCCGGTGCGGGTGATCATCATCGGTATCGGTACCGAAGTCAGCAAGGCGGAGCTCGACGCGATCACGAAGGAGGCCGATGGCGGCGCCTTCGTCGCCACGGACCCGACCAAGATCGGTGAGATCTTCCTGCAGGCGATCGCGCTGCGGCCGCCCGCGCCCCGCTGA
- a CDS encoding sugar transferase produces MTSATLLTPAKTPSRSRGDRPGPATRADERAYIRLLAVLDTAVLAVAILVGYVARFGDEEPSGSNIPYVVVAPGLLLAWLISLRVLRCYDDRVLGYGADEYRRVSSASLRLAGGIAIAGYIADVGVSRGFLAISFAVGTVGLEVARFAARKRLHRARDRGVGWSRKVLVVGDTVHVLELVQTLRREPYAGYQVVGACIPDALLAPVPQRLGDVPVVGSFRGIPEAATAIGADTVAVTASGELTATRLRRLGWQLEGTGVDLVVAPALTDVAGPRIHTRPVAGLPLIHVEAPEFRGARKLVKGLVDRSLSFVALALLLPLLVVIALAIKLDSRGPVLFRQTRVGQGGEEFGVLKFRTMVVNADALLAQLVARNETDGLMFKMRDDPRVTRIGQLLRKWSLDELPQLVNVLFGQMSLVGPRPPLSSEVARYDGDVARRLLVKPGMTGLWQVSGRSDLSWEDGIRLDLYYVENWSLAADLTILWKTFGAVVNSRGAY; encoded by the coding sequence GTGACCTCGGCGACACTGTTGACCCCCGCCAAGACCCCGTCGCGGTCGAGGGGCGACCGCCCCGGACCGGCGACGCGTGCCGACGAGCGGGCCTACATCCGGCTCCTGGCGGTGCTGGACACTGCCGTTCTGGCGGTGGCCATCCTCGTCGGGTACGTCGCCCGCTTCGGCGACGAGGAGCCCAGCGGTTCGAACATCCCGTACGTCGTGGTCGCCCCCGGCCTGCTGCTGGCCTGGCTGATCTCGCTGCGGGTGCTGCGCTGCTACGACGACCGGGTGCTCGGCTACGGGGCCGACGAGTACCGGCGGGTCAGCTCGGCCAGCCTGCGCCTGGCCGGCGGCATCGCCATCGCCGGCTACATCGCCGACGTCGGGGTCTCCCGCGGCTTCCTGGCGATCTCCTTCGCGGTCGGCACGGTCGGGCTCGAGGTGGCCCGGTTCGCCGCCCGCAAGCGGCTGCACCGCGCCCGGGACCGGGGCGTGGGCTGGTCCCGCAAGGTGCTGGTGGTCGGCGACACCGTGCACGTGCTGGAGCTGGTGCAAACCCTGCGCCGGGAGCCGTACGCCGGCTACCAGGTGGTCGGGGCGTGCATCCCCGACGCGCTGCTCGCGCCCGTGCCGCAGCGGCTGGGCGACGTGCCGGTGGTCGGCTCGTTCCGGGGCATCCCCGAGGCGGCCACCGCCATCGGGGCGGACACCGTGGCGGTCACCGCCTCCGGCGAGCTGACCGCGACCCGGCTGCGCCGGCTCGGCTGGCAGCTCGAGGGGACCGGGGTGGACCTCGTCGTCGCCCCGGCGCTGACCGACGTCGCCGGTCCCCGCATCCACACCCGGCCGGTCGCCGGCCTGCCGCTGATCCACGTCGAGGCGCCGGAGTTCCGGGGCGCCCGCAAGCTGGTCAAGGGCCTGGTCGACCGGTCCCTCTCGTTCGTGGCGCTGGCTCTGCTGCTGCCGCTGCTGGTCGTGATCGCGCTCGCCATCAAGCTGGACAGCCGGGGCCCGGTGCTGTTCCGCCAGACCCGGGTCGGTCAGGGCGGCGAGGAGTTCGGCGTCCTCAAGTTCCGCACCATGGTGGTCAACGCCGACGCCCTGCTCGCCCAACTGGTCGCGCGCAACGAGACCGACGGCCTGATGTTCAAGATGCGCGACGACCCCCGGGTCACCCGGATCGGCCAGCTGCTGCGCAAGTGGTCCCTGGACGAGCTGCCGCAGCTGGTGAACGTGCTGTTCGGCCAGATGAGCCTGGTCGGCCCGCGCCCGCCGCTCTCCTCCGAGGTGGCCCGGTACGACGGCGACGTGGCCCGGCGACTGCTGGTGAAGCCCGGCATGACCGGCCTCTGGCAGGTCAGCGGGCGATCCGACCTGAGCTGGGAGGACGGCATCCGGCTCGACCTCTACTACGTGGAGAACTGGTCGCTCGCCGCCGACCTGACCATCCTCTGGAAGACGTTCGGCGCGGTGGTCAACAGCCGGGGCGCGTACTGA